Within the Mustela lutreola isolate mMusLut2 chromosome 2, mMusLut2.pri, whole genome shotgun sequence genome, the region gtcttttcttttaaaaataaaaaattttcagtttacAGAAGGCAACAAACCCTTGTTTATCAACCTCTCGGAGAGAGCACAGCTTCATTTACTAACCCAGAAAGACAACTTACAACTGAACACCGGAAATTAGCCATATGAACAAATGCACAGCTTCTGTACACCTGGGGAGGTatgttcttcaaaacaaagttTACTTCCCTTCAAAAGCTTAGGTTCCAAGGCTCACACTAACCTTAAAACCCGTTCCATTACACACAAGCAAAGACACAATAACAAAGACTATGACTTCAACAGCAACACTTTACAAAGGTCCTCTAACTCTTCTCCACCATTTCCAGATGACTGATACAACTGCTGAAAAATCACTTACCTCTGCAACAGACTGAAGGCTTCGTGCAAACTTGAGCTGATTAACACCATGATGGACAGGCTTGCCGTAGGTAGCACCCTTAGGAACCGGGCGTTTGCGGCCACCACGACGCACACGAATCCGATATATGACATAACCTATACAAACACATTTACAGTGGTCTTATAAAAGCCAGACTGATGAAGACTCATTAACTTGCTACTAAATGCTGCAATGTCGAATGTATTTTGGGCTGTAAACCAAATACTACATAcctgaagataaaataaattaccaCTTGAGACTTACTCTAAAAACACACATCCCACTGTTTTTCGAAGTACTTTGTGACCCAAGAAGACTAACTTCTCATTCCCACTCTACACGGAGATATTGGAGAGCCATAGTATCTCGTATAAATACCAGTCTTCTAGCATGTCCCCAGGAAGACCATTTTATCCAAGGATCCAGAGACTACTCACCTTGCTTGGCCTTGTACCCCAGCCTGCGCGCTTTATCGGGCCGGGTTGGGCGGGGGGCCCTGTGGAGCGCAGAGAGCTGGCGGTACTGCCAGCAGCGCACCCTGAGAAGAAAGCGCATTACATCGGACTGCTTCTTCCTCCATAGCTCCTGGATGTACTTGTAAGCGCCCATCTTGGCCTAGCTTTGAGCTAAAAAAAACCATGATGCATTTAAAATATGAGACGATCGCGTCCGTCCATCTTAGTTCCCCACCAGGCACAAGAAAACCACTGAGGCTGAAAACGGCTCTCCATGAGCTGCAGGAATAGCTGCGCCCTAGGAAAACAGCTGTCACCTCTGCGACCCTAGCGCGGAGCAGCGCCAAGAAGGGTCTCGGTACatttttgatgaatgaatggcACCAGACCTGAGCACTGAGGAGGGCCGCTGAATGCGGCAGTCGGTGTCCCCTAGGGCCTGGCCTGCAAAGAAACCTCGCCGATACCATAGGTTAAGGTGCTGCGGCCGTTATCCCCGAAGGATGTCTCGAGGAAAATCCACTACTGCACTCAATCCACAGGCCTCGCTTTAGGACCCTCTAGGCCCGGCCTTCCTTTCCTCAGCCCCATGCTTCCTTTTCATTCACGTTACAGGGCCCGCTCGAATTCGCGCCGCCATCACATCACCACCCCAGCCCGCCTCGGGAGCCGCCTCTCCAAGCCCGCGCAGCCCCGCATCCCGATCGAACTCGCGCCGCACAGGACACAGAAGGAGCTCCAAGGACGCAGGGTCCCTGAGTCTGGATGGCTGAAGCGAACGGAGATGAGCGGCGGAT harbors:
- the RPL15 gene encoding large ribosomal subunit protein eL15, coding for MGAYKYIQELWRKKQSDVMRFLLRVRCWQYRQLSALHRAPRPTRPDKARRLGYKAKQGYVIYRIRVRRGGRKRPVPKGATYGKPVHHGVNQLKFARSLQSVAEERAGRHCGALRVLNSYWVGEDSTYKFFEVILIDPFHKAIRRNPDTQWITKPVHKHREMRGLTSAGRKSRGLGKGHKFHHTIGGSRRAAWRRRNTLQLHRYR